Genomic segment of Acidimicrobiia bacterium:
CTACCGCCCCGTGCTGTAAAGCCAAAGCATCGTTATAACGCACCCGGCCTAACCAGCGGATACGAAACGGCCGGTCAGTGCCCATCTTTAAAACTCTGACTGCCAATCATGGGTTTCGATGACCTTACGCAAATGTGCCAAACCAGCCGCTGCGTATGCCCCATCAAAAGCCCGGTGATCCCACGCCATAGCCAACACACCCACCGAATGAATGACAATGGTTTCGTTGCCGGCAGCATCTAAGGCCACCACTGGTTTACGGCTCACCCCATCGGTCGACAAAATGGCCACCTGCGGTTGGTTGATAATAGGAAACTGCATCAACGTGCCGTACTGCCCCGGGTTAGTAATGGTAAACGTGCCCCCCGCCAAATCGTCAGCGGTGAGCTTGCGGTCTCGGGCCCGGCCTGCCACCTCAACTACCGACCGAGCCGCCTCAGCCAGGCTCAACCCCGCTACTTTTCGAATAACCGGCGCCACCAAGCCCTCAAAGTTGAGGTCTACGGCAATAGCCAAATTGATTTCGCTATGCACCACCAACTCGCCGTCACCCACCGTGGCGTTTAAGCGAGGAAACTCCGCCAAAGTCAACGCCAAGGCCCGAATAATAAACGGCAAATAGGTCAGGCTGGAACCCTCAGATGCCTTCCAGGCTGCCCGATGCGCTTGACGCACCTGCTCAACGTTTTCAAAATCAACTTCCATAGCGGTCAACACATGCGGAGAAATCGCTTTAGACCCCACCATGTGACGAGCGGTAGCCCGACGAATACCATTAAAGGGCTCGGTGGTCGACGGGTGGTCACGTACGTATTTTTCAACATCGCTCCGGGTTACCCGACCGCCCATGCCGGTGCCGGCAATTTTGGTTGAGTCCACCCCGTGTTCTTCAACCAAACGGCGCACCAGAGGCGACAAAAACTTGGCCGTTCTTGCTGCAGGTTTGGCAGGTGCAGGCGGCGTTTCTGGTATCGCTTTCGTGGGCGCTGGTGCTTGTTGGGCCGGTTCTGTCGTTTTCGGAGTCGCAGTCGTCGGAGCCGGGCCCTCACCCTCGTAACGGGCAATCACCGCCCCCACGCTCACCGTGGCACCTTCACCAGCCACAATCTCTGTCAACACCCCAGCGAATGGCGACGGCACCTCGGAATCCACCTTGTCGGTCGACACCTCATACAAAGTTTCATTAAGCGCAACCGGCTCACCCGCCAACTTGAACCAACGGGTAATGGTGCCCTCGGTAACCGTTTCACCTAATTGAGGAAGCAATAAATCAGTCATAGTAAATCACCCGTGTAGCCCGCGGCCCGTAAGCGAAAGCACTGTTTCACCAAACAACTCGCTCATCGTGGGGTGCGGTTGAATAAATGCCGCCACCTCATCGACCGAAGCCTCCCAATTGACCGCCAAATACGCCTGGCCCAACTGCTCAGTCACCCAAGGGCCCACCATGTGCACACCAAGAATCTGACCGGCCCGACCATCGGCATCCTTTTTGGCAATCACCTTGACCAAACCATCGGTTTCACCCAAAATCATGGCCCGACCATTACCCATAAACCGATGCGATGACACCACTATCTCATGGCCGGCCGCTACCGCCGCCTCTTCGGTAAGGCCCGCAAATGCCACCTCCGGGTGGGTGTAAATACACCACGGCACAGTCGTCGGGTTGAGCGGCACCGGGTTTTCGCCCAACAAATGTTTCACCGCATTCATGCCCTCAGCAAAACCAACATGAGCCAACTGTGGCGTATTAACAACGTCACCCACCGCATAGACCCCCGGTTCGCCGGTCAACAAGGCTTCGTTGACCTCGATAAAACCACGATCGTCCACCACCACCCGGGTACCTACCAAACCCGCCGCATCACCGTTAGGGCGCCGACCAACCGCCACCACTACCAAATCAACCTCTGCGGTTTCGTCTTCGCCAAAAGCCACCGTGGTTGTGGCACCGGTTGGCGCATGACCATTAACCGACACCCCAGCGTGCACCTTGATCTTGTGTTTTTTAAACGACCGGCGCACCGTCTTAGCCACCTCCGCATCGCAGCCCGGGAGAATCTCTGGCGCAGCTTCGAGTAAAGTCACCTGAGCACCCACATCGTTCAGAAACGAAGCAAATTCGCAGCCAATAGCCCCGCCGCCAATAACCGCCACCCGCTCAGGCACAGTATTGAGCGACAACAACTCGTCGCTGGTCACCACCAACTGGCCATCAATGGCAAAACCCGGGATAGTGCGCGGGCTCGAACCCGTAGCCAAAATAATGTGATCAGCGGTCAACGTGGCAGGCTCTGGGCCATCAACAATAACCGTGTGATCCACCCCCAACGTGCCCCGGCCGTTGTAAACAGTGACCCCCCGGCCCGCCAACAGGCCGGTCAAACCTTTAAAAAGGTTGTCAATAACTTTTTGTTTGCGCTCTTGGCTGATGGCCAAATCAATCATCGGCTCCCCGGCCGAAACACCAAAAGTGGCGGCGTGTTTAACGGTACGCACCACGGCGGCGGTTTCTAAAAGTTCTTTAGCGGGAATGCACCCCACGTGCAGACAGGTACCGCCAATACGATTCTCTTCGACCAAACCCACATCTAAGCCAGCGGCAGCCCCATAAAGCGCCGCCGCATACCCCGCCGGACCCCCACCAATAACCACCAGTTGATGCGATGCTGTCATACCCTGACTCTACCGCGGCGAAGGCCAGCGGCGAACCAAAATCAGGTAGCTACCAGCACCTGCAAAGCGAAGGCCACCAATAAAGCCATGCCGCACAATAAGGCGGAAAGAATTAGTAGGCGGGTGCTCACCCTGTTGACGATAACCGGCATACAGTCAAGGTATGCGCTTAACTCTCATTGCCCCGATCTTGGCCGCAATCTTGTTAGCCACCGGTTGCAGCAGTACCAAAGAAACCGCCCCCGCCGCTACCGCAGCGCCCACCACCGCCGCACCAGAAACCAGCCCAGCCTCAGCCCTCGACACGGTGCCTGAGGCTCTGCAATTCACCTCTACCTTGGTAGACGGCACCGCCTTTGATGCCGCCACTTTGGCCGGCGGCGACGTGCTGTTTTGGTTTTGGGCTCCCACCTGACCGGTTTGTAAAGCAGAATCCCCGACGGTCGCCGGGGCCAGCACAGCAATAGAAAACCTCACCATTGTCGGGGTATCTAGCGGGATCAACGACTCGGACTCCATCGACGAAGCCATCAACGAATGGGGGCTAACCAACCTCATCAACCTGGCCGACTTTGACGGCACGGTATGGAAACGCTTTGATATATTCGCCCAACCCGCCGCCGTGTTTGTTAACACCAAAGGCGAAATAACCCTCCACATGGGGCCGCTCTTTGGCGACGATTTTTACCAGTTCGTAGAAGACCACCGGGCTTAGCCTTTCCTTGGAGCCAACGGCTCCGCCGAGTTTGTAGAAAAACACCACACCTGACCTATTCTGTCCCCATGCGAATGCTTGGACTTTTCTTCATAGGACTCTGCCTATTCACCAGTTGCAGCAACCGCCACGCCACCATCATCGCCAGAAGCGGCATCACCACAACCATGCCGGTAGCAACCTCACAAACTGTCGTTTCATCGATGACCATCGCCATTCCAGAAAAGGCTGTAGACCTCACTGGGTTATCCTCAGTAACGGTGATCATTGAAGACAACTCGTTCTCTGAGCGAATCATCGTAGTATCGCCCGGAACCGTAATCACCTGGGTCAACGAAGGTCGCAACACCCATAACGTGACCCCAGCAGCCAAAAACCTTGAACCTGGGTGGTTTCCTCCACTAAATGAAGACCTCCTCTTTCCTCAAGGAAGCGCCACCCTCACCTTTGATGAACTCGGGGCTTACCCCTACTACTGCACTTTCCACGGCACAGCCACACGCGGGCAAACCGGGCAGGTCATTGTTCGAAACAACTGAATTTGACCGCTATCTCACCTTATGGGTAAACTCCGAGCATGCGTAAAATACCAGCACTAACCATTTTTCTCGTGATCAGCTTGATAGCGAGCTCATGCGGAGGGAGCGAAACCACCTCGGTCGCCCCCACCACAACAGCCATAACCACCACGGAAGCGCCCACCACCGAAGCACCCACCACTACCGCAGTTCCCACCACGGAAGCGCCCACTACCACCGAAGCACCCACTACTACCGCAGCCCCCACCACCATCCCTCTCCCTGACGCTCTACGTGTACCCAACGATTACGCCACCATTCAAGACGCAGTGGATGCCGCTCAACCCGGAGACCTCATCCTTATTTCACCAGGCACTTATCACGAAGCAGTAATCGTTGAAACTGATGACTTAGTCATTCGCGGCCTCAACCGAAACGAAGTAATCATCGACGGCCAACACGAACGGCCCAACGGCTTCATCGTCTTTTCAAACGGAGTGGCCATAGAAAACCTGACGGTGCATTCCCATACCTCAAATGGTGTGTTTTTCACCGGCGATTACGGCAGCGACATCATCCTTGATGGCTATCGGGCCTCCTACGTCACGGCATACAACAACGGTCTCTACGGCATCTACGCCTTTAACGCCCAAAATGGACTCCTAGAAAATAGTTACGGCAGCGGACACCCAGACTCAGCCTTTTACATCGGACAATGTCAACCCTGCAATGCCGTCATAAACAATGTCATCAGCGAAAACAACGCCCTTGGCTACTCTGGCACCAACGCCAGCGACAACCTCATCATCGCCAACTCAATATTTCGCTTCAACCGTTTAGGCATGGTTCCAAATACTCTTGATTCCGAGGAGTTAGCCCCCCAAGGAAACATCACCATCGTGGGAAACATCGTGACCCAAAATGGTAACGAAGATACGCCACGCAGAAGCGAAGACTGGGATATCGGATTCGGCGGTGGCATCGTGATCGCCGGAGGAAGCGGCAACTTAGTGACCCGCAACTTAGTAACCGACAATTCCTTCGGCGGAATCGCCCTCTCGCTTTTCTTTGACGAAAACCTCTGGTTAGCCGAAAATAACACTGTTAAAGACAACGTAGTAACCGGCAACCCGACCGACTTAATCATGATCGTGCTCGGCCTAGAAGACGGGACCTACGACCCATCTGGCAACTGCTTCGAAGGGAACACTTTCGCCACATCAGCGCCAATCGACATTGAGACTTACGCCACCTGCGATGGAACTGCTACCAACACCACTGATGCAGGGGCCCCAAACCTTGAAGGCCCATTCGCCACCGTAGATCACACCGCCATGCCCGCACCCGAAGCGCAACCCACCATGCCTGACGCCGACTCCGCCCCCGGCGTAGCCGCCAACAGCGGGCCACCAGAAATGGACATCGATGCCATCGCTCTTCCTAGTAGCGAGTGACCCGTTTTCTCTGGCTTCTTACCCTGCTCGGTTTAACCATTGGACTATGGCTACTCATTGACCGACCAAGCACCCCGCAACTGGTCACCGAGCCGCCAGAACTGTTGCTCCGCAGTGGCGGCCAAGGCACCACCATGTCAAATAACCAGCGAGCATTTAGCCTCTCTAACCGGGCCATGGGGCTTCCCGAACGCATACGCTTCGCTGCTGGCGACGAGCCCTTTGAACACGTTTTCACCAGCACCGACGGCTTAGGCGACCCCAACAACGGCAATAGTTGCCTCGGCTGCCACATCAACAACGGGCGCTCCGTGCCCGCCGACGGGCAAGTAACCGCTCCCGGCGTGATCTTGTTGATCAACATGGGCATAGACGCCGAGGGGCAACAAATTCCTCACCCAGAGGTAGGACTCCAACTTCAAGACCGCGGCCAACAAGCCGAAGGCACACTTACCGTCAACTGGGAAGAAACCTCTGGAACCTTCCCCGACGGGACCCCCTACTCGTTGCGCTCCCCTCTCGTAGTAGTTGACGGAGTTGATCTCGGCGATGCTTTCACCTCACTGCGCGTCGCACCACCAGTATTTGGCGGCGGGCTCTTAGAGTCCATTCCGTCAACCGAACTAGAAAGTGGGGCCGACCCACAAGATAAAAACCAAGATGGCATTTCTGGCCGAACGGCCCAAACAGATACCGGCATAGGACGTTTCGGATGGAAAGCCCAACGGCCCACCATTGCAACTTTTACCCAAGGAGCCTTTGAAGCAGACTTCAACTTGGATTTTGACTTAGCTGCCGAACATTTTGGCAATGACTTTTTGGAAGACACCGCTTTTTACACTTCTACCGTGGCTGTGCCTGCCCTGCGCCAACGAACCGACCCTAAGGTTCTCACGGGCGCCGCATGGTTTGTACAAGTGGGGTGCGCTTCATGCCACAATACCACTCCGTGGGAAACCGGAGAAAATCCCGTTCAAGCACTAGCCAACCAAACCATCGTTCCTTTCACCGACCTTTTGCTTCACGACATGGGCGACAAACTGGCCGACGGGCTGGCTCAAGGAAACGCCGCCGGAAACGAATGGAGGACTCCGCCTCTTTGGGGCATCGGGTTAACCGGTGTGGTCGGCCACGAACATTACCTTCACGACGGGAGGGCTCGCACGCCAGAAGAAGCCATTTTGTGGCATGGTGGCGAAGCACAAGTTGCCCGGGACACCTACATGTCGCTCGCTGCTTCAGATCGAGCATTAGTGCTTCGTTTTCTCGCTGCCCTCTGACCCAACTGACCGGCACCGCCGCTAACCGGTTATCCTTGACTCGGTCCGCCCCCGAGTAAGAAAACGCTATGTCACCCAAAACCCTGAGCCAAAAAGTCTGGGAACACCACGTCGTACACGCCGCCGACGACCAACCCGACCTGTTGTTTATCGACCTCCACCTGGTGCACGAAGTCACCTCACCGCAAGCCTTCGACGGGCTCCGTATGGCCGGGCGCCCCGTAAAACGCCCTGACCTGACCGTGGCCACCGAAGACCACAACGTGCCCACCGAAAACATTGACCAACCCATTGCCGACCCAGTAAGCCGCATACAAATCGAGACCCTGCGGGCCAACTGCGAAGAATTCGACGTACCACTGTTTCCCATGGGCGACCCCGGCCAAGGCGTGGTACACATCATCGGTCCCGAAAAAGGCCTCACCCTGCCCGGCATGACCGTGGTCTGCGGCGACAGCCACACCAGCACCCACGGAGCCTTCGGGGCACTCGCTTTCGGCATCGGCACCAGCGAAGTCGAACACGTGTTGGCTACCCAAACCCTGCCCCAACAACGCCCCGGCACCCTAGCGGTCACCGTCAACGGCACCCTGCCCGAAGGCAGCACCGCCAAAGACGTCATCTTGGCCATCATTGGTCGCCTGGGCACCGGCGGCGGCATCGGCTCCATTATTGAATATCGCGGCGAGGTCATAAAAAACCTCACCATGGAAGGCCGCATGACGGTGTGCAACATGTCTATTGAGGCCGGCGCCCGAGCTGGCATGATTGCCCCCGACCAAACCACCTTCGACTACCTCAAAGGCCGCCCCCACGCACCAAAAGGCGCCGACTGGGACGCCGCCCTTGCCGACTGGAAAACCCTCGCCACCGATGAAGGCGCCGAATTCGACAAAGAAATCGTGCTCAACGGTGCCGACATCACCCCGCATGTTTCTTGGGGAACCAACCCCGGCCAAGTAGCCCCCATCACCGACCCCGTGCCCGACCCCAGCGATTTTGCCGACCCCGGCGAACGCGAAGCCGCCGAACGTGCCCTGGACTACATGGGTCTCACGGCCGGCACCCCCATGAAAGACGTACCAGTAGACACCGTGTTCATTGGTTCATGCACCAACGGTCGCATCGAAGACCTCCGAGCAGTGGCCGCCGTAGTCCAAGGCCGGCAAGTAGCTAACGGAATGCGCACTTTGATTGTGCCCGGCTCCTTCGCCGTTAAAGCCCAAGCCGAAGCAGAAGGCCTACCAGAAATCTTTACCGCCGCCGGATTCGACTGGCGCGAACCCGGATGCTCCATGTGCTTGGCCATGAACCCGGACAAGCTAGTAGCCGGCGAACGCTGCGCCAGCACCTCCAACCGTAACTTTGAAGGCCGCCAAGGACGAGGCGGGCGCACCCACCTCGTCTCCCCCGCCGTGGCCGCCGCCACGGCCATTGCCGGCACCTTCGCTACCCCCGCCGACCTTCCGCCAGTAGTTGGAAACTAAGGAGCATCATGGAAGCCGTACACATAGTTTCTGGAACCGCCGTACCCCTGCGCCGCTCCGACGTAGACACCGACCAAATCATTCCCTCCGACTGGCTCAAACGAGTAGAACGCACCGGTTTTGACAAAGGCTTGTTCTCCGAATGGCGCGACGACCGCAACTTTGTGCTCAACAACGAACAATACGCCGACGCACAAATCTTGGTAGCCGGGCCAAACTTTGGCACCGGGTCGTCACGCGAGCACGCCGTGTGGGCCATACAGCAATACGGATTCAACGCCGTAGTTTCGCCACGCTTCGCCGACATTTTTCGCAACAACTGCACCAAAAATGGCCTGGTACCCGTACAAGTTTCAGACGAAACAGGACAGCAACTCCTTGACGCCATCGAAGCCAACCCAGAACTCGTCATCACCATCGACGTAACCAACCTGACCCTTGAAGCACCCGAAGCCGGCATTACCTGCAACTTCCCGTTGGATGCCGCCACCCAAGAACGATTCCTCCAAGGACTCGACGACATTAGTATCAGCATGCGCTCCGCCGAGGACATCAAAAACTTTGCCGCCACCCGGCCAGCATGGATGCCCACCACCACTGCTTAAAATAATTTCTTTTTTCGGGAACCAAACCCGAAGCCCCGGTCGTCATAACTGACAGACCCTCAACAGTGGAGCAACCATGCGTCGAATTCTGTCCCTCTTCTTACTAACCGCCTTAACCGCTGCAGCTTGCGGCGATGGAACCACCAACGGCGTATCCGGACTGCCTGACCCGACCAGCAGCACCGTAGCCAGCATCAACCTTGATGACGTGGTGTTCGCCTCAGCGTTGATCCCCTTCACGGCCTGTGACGACATGTTGACCTACCTGCAAACCGAAGCCTCGAGCCGTGTAGGGGCTTACGGACTGGGTGGCGGCGGCTACTACGGGCCGGGCATTTTGGAAATAGACTTGATGAGCCGAGATAGCGGGTTCGGCAACGAAGCCACCTCCGCCTTGGCGCCCGCCATGACCTTTGCCGCTTCAGAAGGCGACAGCACCCCCCAACAGGGCGTTGATTTCTCCGGCACCAATGTGCAAGAACTCGGCATAGATGAACCCGACCTCATCAAAACCGACGGCCAACGCATTTTGGTAGTCAGCGGAAACACCTTGCATTACATCGATGTCAGCGGTTCTGAAGCAGCGCTCACCGACAGCATCACCCTAGACGGCCACTGGAGCAACAATATTTTGTTCTCCGACAACCGGGCCTTCGTGTTGGCCTCTACCGAAGCTGGCGAAGGCTCCGTAAACTCAGCGGCCACTTCTCGACTTTTGGGCCCCGATATGTACTGGAAAGCCCTCACCAGCGTCATCGAAATCGACCTCAGCGACCCCCACAACCTGGCCGTAACCAGCACCATGACCGTTGAAGGAAACTACGTCAGCGCCCGAGTAATCAACGGCGTAGCTCGAGTAGTTATCACCACCGGCATGAACCAACTGCCTTTCGTCTACCCGCAAAACGAGGCCGGCGAAGAAAACGCTAAAAAATTCAACCAAGAAATCATCACCAGCACGGTCATCGAAGACTGGCTACCAAGCTACGTGCTCGAAACAAGCGACGGAGCCATTTCTGATGGCCTTCTCTCCGAATGCTCCAACGTGCACCACCCCAGCGAATTCGCCGGGTTCTCTACCCTCAACGTGCTCACCGTAGACCTCGGAGCCGCCCTGGTCGCTCCCTCCTCGACCACTATATTGGCCGACGGGCAAACCGTTTACGCCGGAGGCACCAACTTGTACGTAGCCACCACCAGCTACGTAGACCCCATCCTTTTCGAAAACAGCAACGACACCTTCTGGCAAGAACTAGAAGAAAACTACGCCACCTCCATCCACCAATTCGATGTATCTGACACCGCAGCCACCACATACTTGGCCTCGGGCAGCGTTGAAGGCAACCTCCTCAACCAGTTCTCCATGTCAGAACACAACGGCCACCTGCGAGTCGCCACCACCAAAGGTAGTCCTTGGCGGGGGTTCAGCGAAGACAGCGAATCCATGGTCACCGTGCTACAACGTGACGAAGCCGAACTCAAAACCGTCGGCCAAGTAGGCGACATGGGCGCCGGCGAGCGCATCTACTCCGTGCGTTTCGTAGGCGACGTGGGCTACGTGGTGACCTTTCGCCAAACCGACCCCTTTTACACTGTTGACTTAAGCGACCCCACCAATCCAGTAGTACGCGGCGAACTCAAAATAAACGGCTACAGCGGCTACCTGCACCCCCTCGATAACGGCCTGGTGCTCGGCATCGGCCAAGAAGCCACCGACACCGGACAAACCACCGGCACCAAAGTCACCCTGTTTGACGCAAACGACCTGGATAACCCGGTAGCGCTCGACACCTGGACCACCGAAGGCGGCAACTCCAGCGTGGAATG
This window contains:
- a CDS encoding 2-oxo acid dehydrogenase subunit E2 gives rise to the protein MTDLLLPQLGETVTEGTITRWFKLAGEPVALNETLYEVSTDKVDSEVPSPFAGVLTEIVAGEGATVSVGAVIARYEGEGPAPTTATPKTTEPAQQAPAPTKAIPETPPAPAKPAARTAKFLSPLVRRLVEEHGVDSTKIAGTGMGGRVTRSDVEKYVRDHPSTTEPFNGIRRATARHMVGSKAISPHVLTAMEVDFENVEQVRQAHRAAWKASEGSSLTYLPFIIRALALTLAEFPRLNATVGDGELVVHSEINLAIAVDLNFEGLVAPVIRKVAGLSLAEAARSVVEVAGRARDRKLTADDLAGGTFTITNPGQYGTLMQFPIINQPQVAILSTDGVSRKPVVALDAAGNETIVIHSVGVLAMAWDHRAFDGAYAAAGLAHLRKVIETHDWQSEF
- the lpdA gene encoding dihydrolipoyl dehydrogenase, with translation MTASHQLVVIGGGPAGYAAALYGAAAGLDVGLVEENRIGGTCLHVGCIPAKELLETAAVVRTVKHAATFGVSAGEPMIDLAISQERKQKVIDNLFKGLTGLLAGRGVTVYNGRGTLGVDHTVIVDGPEPATLTADHIILATGSSPRTIPGFAIDGQLVVTSDELLSLNTVPERVAVIGGGAIGCEFASFLNDVGAQVTLLEAAPEILPGCDAEVAKTVRRSFKKHKIKVHAGVSVNGHAPTGATTTVAFGEDETAEVDLVVVAVGRRPNGDAAGLVGTRVVVDDRGFIEVNEALLTGEPGVYAVGDVVNTPQLAHVGFAEGMNAVKHLLGENPVPLNPTTVPWCIYTHPEVAFAGLTEEAAVAAGHEIVVSSHRFMGNGRAMILGETDGLVKVIAKKDADGRAGQILGVHMVGPWVTEQLGQAYLAVNWEASVDEVAAFIQPHPTMSELFGETVLSLTGRGLHG
- a CDS encoding thiol oxidoreductase, translated to MTRFLWLLTLLGLTIGLWLLIDRPSTPQLVTEPPELLLRSGGQGTTMSNNQRAFSLSNRAMGLPERIRFAAGDEPFEHVFTSTDGLGDPNNGNSCLGCHINNGRSVPADGQVTAPGVILLINMGIDAEGQQIPHPEVGLQLQDRGQQAEGTLTVNWEETSGTFPDGTPYSLRSPLVVVDGVDLGDAFTSLRVAPPVFGGGLLESIPSTELESGADPQDKNQDGISGRTAQTDTGIGRFGWKAQRPTIATFTQGAFEADFNLDFDLAAEHFGNDFLEDTAFYTSTVAVPALRQRTDPKVLTGAAWFVQVGCASCHNTTPWETGENPVQALANQTIVPFTDLLLHDMGDKLADGLAQGNAAGNEWRTPPLWGIGLTGVVGHEHYLHDGRARTPEEAILWHGGEAQVARDTYMSLAASDRALVLRFLAAL
- the leuC gene encoding 3-isopropylmalate dehydratase large subunit; its protein translation is MSPKTLSQKVWEHHVVHAADDQPDLLFIDLHLVHEVTSPQAFDGLRMAGRPVKRPDLTVATEDHNVPTENIDQPIADPVSRIQIETLRANCEEFDVPLFPMGDPGQGVVHIIGPEKGLTLPGMTVVCGDSHTSTHGAFGALAFGIGTSEVEHVLATQTLPQQRPGTLAVTVNGTLPEGSTAKDVILAIIGRLGTGGGIGSIIEYRGEVIKNLTMEGRMTVCNMSIEAGARAGMIAPDQTTFDYLKGRPHAPKGADWDAALADWKTLATDEGAEFDKEIVLNGADITPHVSWGTNPGQVAPITDPVPDPSDFADPGEREAAERALDYMGLTAGTPMKDVPVDTVFIGSCTNGRIEDLRAVAAVVQGRQVANGMRTLIVPGSFAVKAQAEAEGLPEIFTAAGFDWREPGCSMCLAMNPDKLVAGERCASTSNRNFEGRQGRGGRTHLVSPAVAAATAIAGTFATPADLPPVVGN
- the leuD gene encoding 3-isopropylmalate dehydratase small subunit, which codes for MEAVHIVSGTAVPLRRSDVDTDQIIPSDWLKRVERTGFDKGLFSEWRDDRNFVLNNEQYADAQILVAGPNFGTGSSREHAVWAIQQYGFNAVVSPRFADIFRNNCTKNGLVPVQVSDETGQQLLDAIEANPELVITIDVTNLTLEAPEAGITCNFPLDAATQERFLQGLDDISISMRSAEDIKNFAATRPAWMPTTTA